The following proteins are co-located in the Mesorhizobium sp. M1E.F.Ca.ET.045.02.1.1 genome:
- a CDS encoding cation diffusion facilitator family transporter — protein sequence MAGHSGSKRVIYAALAGNLAIALTKFAAAFFTGSSAMLSEGVHSLVDTGNGALLLYGMRRAARPPDRKHPLGHGRELYFWSFIVALLVFALGSGVSFYEGIIHIMAPEPVVNAKVNYIVLGLSFLFEGSSWLVALKEFRQQKGKQGWFQAVRRSKDPSVYTVLFEDSAALLGLIVAFAGILSAELLEIPELDGAGSIGIAIILGATAIFLARESKGLLLGEPASPEVQRKVLAIAEEDPAVQRANGILSVHIGPQEIVAGLSIEFEDHLTAPEIEACVERLEARLRKEMPEIIKLFVKPQATGTWERRRKAIAEASEED from the coding sequence ATGGCAGGGCACAGCGGCTCGAAAAGGGTGATCTACGCCGCGCTCGCCGGCAACCTCGCGATCGCGCTGACCAAGTTCGCCGCGGCATTCTTCACCGGCTCTTCCGCCATGCTGTCGGAAGGTGTGCATTCGCTGGTCGACACCGGCAACGGCGCGCTTCTGCTCTACGGCATGCGTCGCGCCGCACGCCCACCCGACCGCAAGCATCCGCTCGGCCACGGGCGCGAGCTCTATTTCTGGAGCTTCATCGTCGCGCTCCTGGTGTTCGCGCTCGGCTCCGGCGTGTCCTTCTACGAGGGCATCATCCACATCATGGCGCCCGAGCCGGTCGTCAACGCCAAGGTCAACTACATCGTGCTTGGCCTGTCCTTTTTGTTCGAAGGCAGTTCCTGGCTGGTGGCGCTGAAGGAGTTCCGCCAGCAGAAGGGCAAGCAGGGCTGGTTCCAGGCGGTGCGCCGCAGCAAGGACCCGAGCGTCTACACGGTGCTGTTCGAGGACAGCGCGGCACTGCTCGGCTTGATCGTCGCCTTCGCCGGCATCCTGTCTGCCGAGCTCCTGGAGATCCCCGAACTCGACGGCGCCGGCTCGATCGGCATCGCGATCATCCTTGGCGCCACCGCGATCTTCCTGGCGCGCGAGAGCAAGGGCCTGCTCCTCGGCGAGCCCGCTTCGCCCGAGGTGCAGCGCAAGGTTCTGGCGATCGCTGAGGAAGATCCGGCAGTCCAGCGGGCGAACGGCATATTGAGCGTTCACATCGGCCCGCAAGAGATCGTCGCCGGCTTGAGCATCGAATTCGAGGACCATCTGACCGCGCCCGAGATCGAGGCCTGCGTCGAGCGGCTGGAGGCGCGGTTGAGGAAAGAGATGCCGGAAATCATCAAGCTGTTCGTCAAGCCGCAGGCGACTGGCACATGGGAGCGCAGGCGCAAGGCTATCGCCGAGGCCTCCGAAGAGGATTAG
- a CDS encoding DNA recombination protein RmuC has product MNDMTSILSQPVARLGATTITLGEALGFGAVVLLVLFLALIVALWRAGKARAEAAAEAADHARDTEARMADILQAQAEMQGRMGAIAEVFGARQAELTQSLGQRLDAMTGRLGQTMAEQTKSTHESLAKLQERLAVIDTAQGNIQSLAGQVVQLQAILSNKQTRGAFGQSRMEAIIADGLPHGAYEFQAGLSNGSRPDCLVRMPNGAPMLAIDAKFPLEAWNAIRAAEGADMQKAAAQAFRRDIEVHIRDIAEKYLIQGETQDTAFMFVPSESVFAEIHENFEAVVQKAHRARVVIVSPSLLMLSIQVIQAILKDARMREQAHLIQGEVIRLMEDVARVDERVRRLQTHFGQAAKDIDDILVSTSKVTKRGQKIEALEFGEGEAEPPRGPAKVEGGARVADSKTGQLRLRVVEDGE; this is encoded by the coding sequence ATGAACGACATGACCTCGATCCTTTCGCAACCGGTCGCGCGGCTCGGCGCCACCACGATCACGCTCGGTGAAGCGCTCGGTTTCGGCGCGGTTGTGCTGCTGGTATTGTTCCTGGCGCTCATTGTCGCCTTGTGGCGCGCGGGCAAGGCGCGCGCGGAGGCGGCGGCCGAAGCGGCCGACCATGCGCGTGACACCGAGGCCCGCATGGCCGACATCCTGCAGGCGCAGGCCGAGATGCAAGGCCGCATGGGCGCGATCGCCGAAGTGTTCGGCGCCAGGCAGGCGGAACTCACCCAGTCGCTCGGCCAGAGGCTCGACGCGATGACCGGCCGCCTTGGCCAGACCATGGCCGAGCAGACCAAGTCGACGCATGAGAGCCTGGCCAAGCTGCAGGAGCGGCTGGCGGTGATCGATACGGCGCAGGGCAACATCCAGTCTTTAGCCGGCCAGGTCGTGCAGTTGCAGGCGATCCTCTCCAACAAGCAGACACGCGGCGCCTTCGGCCAGTCGCGCATGGAGGCGATCATCGCCGACGGCCTGCCGCACGGCGCCTACGAGTTCCAGGCGGGCCTGTCCAACGGCAGCCGGCCCGACTGCCTGGTGCGGATGCCCAACGGCGCGCCGATGCTTGCCATCGACGCCAAGTTTCCGCTGGAAGCCTGGAATGCCATCCGCGCCGCCGAGGGCGCCGACATGCAGAAGGCGGCGGCGCAGGCGTTCCGGCGCGACATCGAGGTGCATATCCGCGATATCGCCGAGAAATACCTGATCCAGGGCGAGACGCAGGACACCGCCTTCATGTTCGTGCCGTCGGAATCGGTATTCGCCGAGATCCACGAGAATTTCGAGGCGGTGGTGCAGAAGGCACATCGCGCCCGCGTCGTCATCGTCTCGCCTTCGCTGCTGATGCTGTCGATCCAGGTCATCCAGGCGATTCTGAAGGACGCGCGCATGCGCGAGCAGGCGCATCTGATCCAGGGCGAGGTCATCCGCCTGATGGAAGACGTGGCGCGCGTCGACGAGCGCGTGCGCCGGCTGCAGACGCATTTCGGCCAGGCGGCCAAGGATATCGACGACATCCTCGTCTCGACGTCGAAAGTCACCAAGCGCGGCCAGAAGATCGAGGCGCTGGAGTTCGGCGAGGGCGAAGCCGAACCGCCGCGCGGCCCGGCCAAGGTCGAAGGCGGCGCGCGCGTGGCCGATTCCAAGACAGGCCAATTGCGGCTCAGGGTCGTCGAAGACGGCGAGTAG
- a CDS encoding DUF6481 family protein, with amino-acid sequence MAIYREKDIFERRNAANEAKKALLERFKAKPAADDPAVLARQAERKAILEARAIREAEKARLKQEKLAREAAEKAEREAAAEAARRAAEEAAAAEAKIREAEETERIARVLAEEAERKAKRDARYAARKARVGRTPPGFSAR; translated from the coding sequence TTGGCTATCTACAGGGAAAAAGACATATTCGAGCGGCGCAACGCCGCGAACGAGGCAAAGAAGGCGCTCCTGGAGCGTTTCAAGGCAAAGCCGGCAGCAGATGATCCAGCGGTGCTGGCGCGTCAGGCGGAGCGTAAGGCGATCCTCGAGGCCCGCGCGATCCGCGAGGCCGAGAAGGCCAGGCTGAAGCAGGAAAAGCTGGCGCGCGAAGCAGCCGAGAAGGCCGAGCGCGAGGCAGCCGCGGAAGCGGCTCGTCGTGCCGCCGAAGAGGCGGCGGCGGCCGAGGCGAAGATCCGCGAAGCCGAGGAGACCGAACGCATCGCCCGCGTGCTCGCCGAAGAGGCCGAGCGCAAGGCCAAGCGCGACGCACGCTACGCCGCCCGCAAGGCGCGTGTCGGCAGGACGCCTCCGGGCTTCTCCGCCCGCTAA
- the truA gene encoding tRNA pseudouridine(38-40) synthase TruA, with protein sequence MPRFRLDIEYDGSQFAGWQHQADQPSVQQAIEQAIARFCGEEVRLRAAGRTDAGVHATAQVAHVDLAKAWAGDKVRDALNAHLQAAGARIAILKAGVVADDFDARFSATGRHYLYRILNRRAPSALEKGKVWWVPKRLDAAAMHEAAKVLLGRHDFTTFRSTQCQAESPVRTLARLDVSRVGDLIEVRTSARSFLHNQVRSMVGSLRRVGDGSWSAADLKAALEARDRAACGQVAPPDGLFLVGVDYPETDTAG encoded by the coding sequence ATGCCGCGTTTTCGGCTCGATATCGAATATGACGGCAGCCAATTCGCCGGCTGGCAGCATCAGGCGGACCAGCCTTCGGTGCAGCAGGCGATTGAGCAGGCGATCGCAAGGTTCTGCGGCGAAGAGGTAAGACTGCGTGCCGCCGGCCGCACCGATGCCGGCGTGCACGCCACCGCCCAGGTGGCGCATGTCGATCTCGCCAAAGCCTGGGCGGGCGACAAGGTGCGCGATGCCCTCAACGCCCATCTGCAGGCGGCCGGCGCGCGCATCGCCATCCTCAAGGCGGGGGTCGTCGCAGACGATTTCGACGCGCGTTTTTCGGCCACAGGCCGCCACTATCTCTACCGCATCCTCAACCGTCGCGCGCCTTCCGCGCTGGAAAAGGGCAAGGTCTGGTGGGTGCCGAAGCGACTCGACGCCGCGGCCATGCACGAGGCGGCGAAGGTGCTGCTCGGGCGGCACGATTTCACCACCTTCCGCTCCACCCAGTGCCAGGCCGAGAGCCCGGTCCGAACGCTGGCGCGTCTCGACGTCAGCCGCGTCGGCGATCTCATCGAGGTGCGGACCTCGGCGCGCTCCTTCCTGCACAACCAGGTGCGCTCGATGGTTGGGTCGCTCAGGCGTGTCGGCGACGGCTCCTGGAGCGCCGCCGATCTCAAGGCGGCGCTCGAAGCGCGCGATCGCGCCGCCTGCGGCCAGGTGGCGCCGCCGGATGGGCTGTTTCTCGTCGGGGTGGACTATCCGGAGACGGACACGGCTGGGTGA
- a CDS encoding N-acetyltransferase → MSMMSIRAATPRDREAIRLVEEHAFGQRAEAGLVDALVAGGDTVVELVAEEDGQVVGHILFSRLFVQNGGKRFPALALAPLAVEPSFHGTGIGGALIREAHVRLKEAGETLAVVLGDPAYYGRFGYTHARAERFESEYQGEALQALAWGDAPETGKLVYASAFTALAA, encoded by the coding sequence ATGAGCATGATGTCGATACGCGCGGCGACGCCGCGGGATCGCGAGGCGATCCGCCTCGTCGAAGAGCATGCCTTCGGCCAGCGGGCCGAGGCCGGCCTGGTCGACGCGCTGGTCGCCGGCGGCGACACCGTCGTCGAGCTGGTTGCGGAAGAGGACGGCCAGGTCGTCGGCCATATCCTGTTTTCCAGGCTTTTCGTGCAGAACGGCGGCAAGCGCTTCCCGGCGCTGGCGCTGGCGCCGCTGGCGGTCGAGCCGTCCTTCCATGGCACAGGCATTGGCGGCGCGCTGATCCGCGAGGCGCATGTCCGCCTCAAGGAGGCCGGTGAGACGCTGGCCGTGGTGCTCGGCGATCCGGCCTATTACGGCCGCTTCGGTTACACCCATGCCCGCGCCGAAAGGTTCGAGAGCGAGTACCAGGGCGAAGCGCTGCAGGCCCTTGCCTGGGGCGACGCGCCCGAGACCGGCAAGCTGGTCTACGCTTCGGCCTTCACCGCGCTCGCTGCTTAG
- the sugE gene encoding quaternary ammonium compound efflux SMR transporter SugE yields MSWVLLFFAGLFEIGWAIGLKYTDGFSKPLPTGLTVASMIVSLGLLGLALKTLPVGTAYAVWTGIGTVGTALLGIWLLGEPATAVRLSCIGLIVCGIVGLKLVA; encoded by the coding sequence ATGTCCTGGGTTCTTCTTTTTTTCGCCGGCCTGTTCGAGATCGGCTGGGCCATCGGCCTCAAATACACCGATGGCTTCTCGAAACCGCTGCCGACCGGGCTCACCGTCGCCTCGATGATCGTCAGTCTCGGCCTGCTCGGGTTGGCGCTGAAGACATTGCCCGTCGGCACCGCCTATGCGGTCTGGACAGGCATCGGCACCGTCGGCACGGCCTTGCTCGGCATATGGCTGCTCGGCGAGCCTGCGACCGCGGTCCGGCTTTCCTGCATCGGCCTGATCGTCTGCGGCATTGTCGGGCTGAAGCTCGTCGCCTGA
- a CDS encoding plasmid stabilization protein yields the protein MGDMLIRNIPEPLKREIEQAARSAGQSLSGKAIDLLRRGIVDDRKPKSDLSAWDAVRSAFAAENAIDDEFAGILDKIEAERKRDFGRRLEDFD from the coding sequence ATGGGCGACATGTTGATCAGAAACATTCCCGAGCCTTTGAAGCGGGAGATCGAGCAGGCGGCGCGAAGCGCTGGCCAGAGCCTGTCCGGCAAGGCGATCGATCTTCTGCGCAGGGGCATAGTCGACGACAGGAAGCCGAAGTCGGATCTTTCCGCCTGGGACGCCGTTCGCTCAGCCTTCGCGGCCGAGAATGCGATCGATGATGAGTTTGCCGGGATATTGGACAAGATCGAAGCGGAACGAAAACGCGATTTCGGCCGTCGGCTCGAGGACTTCGATTGA
- a CDS encoding GFA family protein — translation MKIDGGCHCGAITYEAEVDPEKTSICHCTDCQQLTGTAFRVTVRVPEEDYRITKGEPKVYIKTGSSGAKRAQGFCGDCGSHLYATSVGDGPKVYGVRTGTARQRDQLVPRTQYWHRSALHWLPEFEGTRVVEEQ, via the coding sequence ATGAAGATCGACGGCGGGTGCCATTGCGGCGCCATCACCTATGAGGCGGAGGTCGACCCGGAAAAGACCTCGATCTGCCACTGCACGGACTGCCAGCAACTCACCGGCACGGCTTTTCGCGTCACCGTACGGGTGCCTGAAGAAGATTACCGCATCACCAAGGGCGAGCCCAAGGTCTACATCAAGACCGGGTCGAGCGGCGCCAAGCGGGCGCAGGGCTTTTGCGGCGATTGCGGTTCGCACCTATACGCGACATCGGTCGGCGACGGGCCGAAGGTCTATGGCGTCAGGACAGGCACGGCGCGCCAGCGCGACCAGCTGGTGCCGAGGACGCAATACTGGCATCGCTCGGCGCTGCACTGGCTGCCGGAATTCGAGGGCACAAGGGTGGTCGAGGAGCAGTAG
- the fmt gene encoding methionyl-tRNA formyltransferase: MPLRVIFMGTPDFSVPTLRAIAEAGHEIAAVYTQPPRAAGRRGLELTPSPVQREAERLGLEVRTPTSLKGEAEQQAFAALRADVAVVVAYGLLLPKPVLEATRLGCLNGHASLLPRWRGAAPIQRAIMAGDAETGMMVMRMEEGLDTGPVALVEKCAIGPDMTAGELHDRLMAQGASLMVQALAQLGINCLTFTQQATEGVTYARKIDKSETRVDWTRPAGEVHNHIRGLSPFPGAWCEVEIGGRMERLKLLRSTLSDGVGESGGILDDRLTVACGSGAVRLVEVQRAGGRPAAAQEFLRGAKIEKGTKLK, from the coding sequence ATGCCCCTTCGCGTCATCTTCATGGGCACGCCGGATTTTTCTGTGCCGACGCTACGCGCCATCGCCGAGGCCGGCCACGAGATCGCGGCCGTCTACACGCAGCCGCCGCGCGCCGCCGGCCGGCGCGGGCTGGAACTGACGCCCTCGCCGGTGCAGCGCGAGGCGGAGCGGCTCGGCCTCGAGGTGCGGACGCCGACGTCGCTGAAAGGCGAGGCCGAGCAGCAGGCTTTTGCCGCCTTGCGGGCCGATGTCGCCGTGGTCGTCGCCTATGGCCTGCTCCTGCCGAAGCCGGTTTTGGAGGCAACCAGGCTTGGCTGCCTCAACGGTCACGCCTCACTTTTGCCGCGTTGGCGCGGTGCTGCTCCCATCCAGCGCGCCATCATGGCTGGCGATGCCGAGACCGGCATGATGGTGATGCGCATGGAAGAAGGTTTGGACACCGGTCCGGTGGCATTGGTTGAAAAATGCGCCATCGGACCCGATATGACCGCCGGCGAGCTGCATGACCGCCTGATGGCTCAAGGCGCCTCGCTGATGGTGCAAGCGCTCGCGCAGTTGGGGATAAATTGTCTGACATTTACCCAACAGGCGACGGAAGGGGTGACCTACGCCCGAAAAATCGATAAATCGGAGACACGCGTAGACTGGACGCGGCCTGCCGGCGAAGTCCACAATCACATCCGCGGCCTCTCGCCCTTTCCGGGCGCGTGGTGCGAGGTCGAAATTGGCGGCCGCATGGAGCGGCTGAAACTGCTTCGCTCGACGCTTTCCGATGGCGTCGGCGAGTCGGGAGGAATTCTCGATGACCGGCTGACGGTCGCCTGCGGGTCAGGCGCGGTCAGGCTGGTCGAAGTTCAACGGGCGGGCGGAAGGCCCGCCGCCGCGCAGGAGTTTCTGCGCGGGGCCAAGATCGAAAAAGGAACGAAACTCAAATGA
- the def gene encoding peptide deformylase, with translation MSIKPLIILPDPILRQVSKPVERVDGDLRKLADDMLETMYDAPGIGLAAIQVGEPRRLLVIDLAKEGEPPAPHVFINPEILVSSDQRSVYEEGCLSIPDYYAEVERPAAVRVKYLDRDGKLQEIEAEGLMATCLQHEIDHLNGVLFIDHISKLKRDMVVKKFKKLAREKAPGKMVG, from the coding sequence ATGTCGATCAAGCCGCTCATCATCCTTCCCGATCCCATCCTGCGCCAGGTTTCCAAACCGGTCGAGCGCGTTGACGGCGATTTGCGCAAGCTCGCCGACGACATGCTGGAGACCATGTATGACGCGCCGGGGATCGGGCTGGCCGCGATCCAGGTCGGCGAGCCGCGGCGCTTGCTGGTCATCGACCTCGCCAAGGAAGGTGAGCCGCCCGCGCCGCATGTCTTCATCAATCCGGAAATCCTCGTAAGCTCGGACCAGCGCTCGGTCTATGAGGAAGGCTGCCTGTCGATCCCCGACTACTACGCCGAGGTCGAGCGCCCCGCCGCCGTGCGCGTGAAATATCTCGATCGCGACGGCAAGCTGCAGGAGATTGAGGCCGAAGGCCTGATGGCGACCTGCCTGCAGCACGAGATCGACCATCTCAACGGCGTGCTGTTCATCGACCACATCTCGAAGCTGAAGCGCGACATGGTGGTGAAGAAATTCAAGAAGCTCGCCAGGGAGAAAGCGCCGGGCAAGATGGTGGGCTAG